From Aedes albopictus strain Foshan chromosome 1, AalbF5, whole genome shotgun sequence, one genomic window encodes:
- the LOC134285526 gene encoding sodium-independent sulfate anion transporter-like: protein MAKEVVITDRELYPSHQIPDDSDLDYREQFPDLRPLLQRQLRGIWTRENALRRFPFLVWGPQYNLKKFLSDAIAGITVGLTSIPQSIAYAVVANLEPQYGLYSNFMGSFVYAFFGSVKEITIAPTAIMALMVQHIVLELGPAGAILASFLSGCITLLLGLLNFGFVVQFISMPVITGFITAAALTIISSQMKSLMGISSPGKSSGFIDSWTNVVENAGQTRLWDALLGFISLTILVFLTLIKGRGSGRWRTASKYICLLRNALIVISGGTLAYAFASNDKYPFRLTGEVASGFPPLEPPPFSTTFNGAFYDFPQMLRILGSSVITIPLISILEVVSIGKAFSKGNPVDATQEMIALGLCNVAGSFTASIPTTASFARTAINSSSGVKTPFGGMFTGVLVLAALGLLTEYFYFIPKATLAAVIIAAMIFMIEYRAVAEMWRIKRIDIIPFLVTVIACLFMGLEYGILIGISVNLCFLLYLISRPRIEHRAVIINHTNTLVLRPTNDLAFSSAEYFREKILNMATKQVADLVVIDGEMIKYIDSTVVKNLSSTVDELRLQGRQVLLWRWNREVQCSLYRYKKDQFLPLFRSEENVEHVIMRWRESNVNEGCV from the exons ATGGCTAAGGAGGTCGTTATAACCGACCGTGAGCTATATCCGAGCCATCAGATTCCAGACG ACTCCGACTTGGACTACCGGGAGCAGTTCCCAGATCTTCGGCCCCTATTGCAGCGGCAGTTGCGTGGCATCTGGACCCGAGAGAACGCCCTCCGCCGTTTTCCATTTCTCGTATGGGGTCCGCAGTACAATCTGAAGAAGTTTCTCTCCGATGCCATCGCAGGTATAACGGTCGGGTTGACTTCGATTCCGCAGAGCATAGCTTACGCCGTGGTGGCAAACCTGGAACCCCAGTACGGTTTGTACTCGAACTTCATGGGATCGTTCGTGTACGCGTTTTTCGGCAGTGTAAAGGAAATCACAATTGCTCCCACGGCCATTATGGCACTCATGGTGCAGCACATTGTCCTAGAGCTGGGACCGGCCGGGGCGATTCTCGCCTCGTTCCTTTCCGGGTGCATAACACTGCTCTTAGGTTTGCTGAACTTTGGCTTCGTGGTTCAATTCATATCGATGCCGGTCATTACCGGCTTCATTACGGCGGCGGCGCTCACAATCATCAGCAGTCAGATGAAGTCTCTGATGGGAATCTCCAGTCCTGGGAAGTCCAGCGGATTCATAGATTCGTGGACGAACGTGGTGGAGAACGCTGGGCAGACGAGGCTATGGGATGCGTTGTTGGGATTTATTTCGCTGACAATTCTGGTTTTCCTGACG CTCATCAAAGGTCGTGGTTCTGGTAGATGGCGAACTGCCTCAAAGTATATCTGCCTACTTCGTAATGCCTTGATAGTCATCAGCGGAGGAACACTTGCATACGCTTTCGCTTCCAACGACAAATATCCATTCCGGTTAACGGGTGAGgttgcttcaggatttcctccgctTGAACCACCTCCGTTCTCTACCACGTTCAACGGTGCATTCTACGACTTTCCTCAAATGCTACGAATCCTCGGATCATCTGTGATCACCATCCCGTTGATTTCCATCCTGGAAGTGGTTTCCATAGGAAAGGCATTTTCCAAAGGCAACCCGGTAGATGCCACGCAGGAAATGATCGCGTTGGGATTGTGCAACGTCGCCGGATCGTTCACGGCGTCCATTCCAACTACGGCCTCATTCGCACGAACGGCGATCAACAGCAGTTCAGGTGTTAAGACTCCATTCGGAGGAATGTTTACGGGAGTTCTAGTCCTTGCAGCCTTAGGATTGCTAACGGAATACTTCTATTTCATACCGAAAGCAACACTGGCAGCGGTAATCATCGCTGCAATGATATTCATGATCGAGTATCGCGCAGTTGCCGAGATGTGGAGGATCAAGCGAATTGACATAATACCGTTTCTGGTAACGGTGATCGCTTGCCTATTCATGGGACTGGAGTACGGTATTCTGATTGGAATTAGCGTCAACTTGTGCTTCCTGCTGTATCTGATATCGAGACCGAGGATCGAGCATCGAGCTGTTATT ATCAACCACACAAACACGCTGGTGCTACGGCCAACGAATGACCTAGCTTTCTCGTCAGCGGAGTATTTCCGCGAAAAGATTCTAAATATGGCTACTAAACAGGTAGCCGATTTGGTGGTGATCGATGGAGAGATGATCAAGTACATTGATTCAACGGTGGTGAAGAATCTATCCAGTACGGTGGACGAATTGAGGTTACAGGGTCGCCAGGTTCTGCTGTGGCGGTGGAACCGAGAGGTTCAGTGTTCGCTATATCGGTACAAAAAGGACCAATTCTTACCCTTGTTCAGATCCGAAGAGAATGTAGAACACGTGATCATGCGATGGAGAGAGTCCAATGTTAATGAAGGATGTGTATGA